Below is a window of Thermus neutrinimicus DNA.
TCCTCGAGGAGGGCCTCTGGGACCAAGGGTACGTGGAGGAGCGCACCGAGGGGTTTGCCGCGTGGCGGGCCTCCCTGGAGGCCTATACCCTCGAGGAAGCCGAGGGCATCACCGGGGTGGAAAAGGAGAAGATCGCCCTGGCCGCCCGTCTCTACGCCACCACAGAGAGGGCGGGGGCCTACTGGGCCATGGGGGTCACCCAACACACCAAGGGGACTGCCACCGCCCAGGCCCTGGTGAACCTGGCCCTCCTCACCGGCAAGGTGGGCAAGGAGGGAGCGGGCCTCAACCCCTTGCGGGGACAGAACAACGTACAAGGAGCAGGGGATATGGGGGGCCTCCCCGATGTCCTCCCCGGGTACCTGAAGGTTGCGGAGGAGGCAGGGAGGAAGCGCTTTGAAGCCCTCTGGGGGGTGGGGCTAAACCCCGAGCCGGGCCTGCGCATGACCGAGGTCTTCCAGAGGATCCCCGAGGTGGAGGCCATCTATCTCATCGGGGAGGATCCCGTGACCAGCGAGCCCTACCAGGACCACCTAAAGGCTAAGCTGGAGGCCCTTCCCTTCCTTGTGGTGCAGGATATTTTGGAGAACGAGACCACCTCCTTTGCCCACGTGGTGCTGCCGGCGGCCAGCTTCCTGGAAAAGGACGGAACCTTCACCAACACCGACCGCAGGGTCCAGAGGATCCGAAAGTTGCTGGACCCCCCAGGGGAGGCCCGGCCTGACTGGTGGATCCTCCAGGAGCTGGGCAGGCGCCTGGCCCAGGCCTTGGGCCGTCCGTGGGCCTCCTACCCTGGCCCGGAGGCCATCTGGGAGGAGGTGCGCCGGGCCATTCCCGAGATGATGGGCGGGATCACCTATCGCCGCCTGGAAAGGGAGGGCGTTCGCTGGCCTTGTCCCCACGAGGACCATCCCGGGGAGGCGGTGCTTTTCCGCGAACGCTTCAACACCCCCACGGGCAAGGCCCGCTTCTTCCCCGTGCACTACACTCCTCCCGCGGAAACCCCCTCCCAGGACTACCCCCTTACCCTCTCCACCGGCCGGGTCCTCTTCCACTGGCACGGGGGAACCCTAAGCAGGAACAGCCAGCTTCAGGAAGCCTACCCCGAGCTCAAGGTGGAGGTGAACCCTAAGGACGCCGGACGGCTTGGGATCCAAGACGGGGAGATCATCCAGGTGGTAAGCCGCCGCGGGCGCATCCGGGCCCGGGCCTGGGTCACAGACCGCACCCCCGAAGGGGTGGTCTACGCCCCCTTCCACTTTGCCGAGGCCCCCGCCAACCGCCTAACCCTGGACGCCCTGGATCCCTTCAGCCGCATCCCCGAGTACAAGGTGGCGGCGGTGCGCCTGGAGAAACTGGACTGACCCTCGCCTCACCCGC
It encodes the following:
- the fdhF gene encoding formate dehydrogenase subunit alpha, whose translation is MRTTCPYCGVGCQVEPEIQGGRILRVLAPDIPPNHGALCVKGRFGLDFPFSGKRLLYPMVREDRHQAFRRVSWDEALDFTANKLLAVLKRRGPEAIAVFPSAKTTNEEVYLTQKLARALLSTNHVDHCSRLCHSSSTVALSRSLGGASMTNPLEDIWKTDLFLVVGSNTTETHPVIGAMIKKRVRQGAGLIVVDPRYTGMAEAATLWLRVRPGTDLFLLNAMARYILEEGLWDQGYVEERTEGFAAWRASLEAYTLEEAEGITGVEKEKIALAARLYATTERAGAYWAMGVTQHTKGTATAQALVNLALLTGKVGKEGAGLNPLRGQNNVQGAGDMGGLPDVLPGYLKVAEEAGRKRFEALWGVGLNPEPGLRMTEVFQRIPEVEAIYLIGEDPVTSEPYQDHLKAKLEALPFLVVQDILENETTSFAHVVLPAASFLEKDGTFTNTDRRVQRIRKLLDPPGEARPDWWILQELGRRLAQALGRPWASYPGPEAIWEEVRRAIPEMMGGITYRRLEREGVRWPCPHEDHPGEAVLFRERFNTPTGKARFFPVHYTPPAETPSQDYPLTLSTGRVLFHWHGGTLSRNSQLQEAYPELKVEVNPKDAGRLGIQDGEIIQVVSRRGRIRARAWVTDRTPEGVVYAPFHFAEAPANRLTLDALDPFSRIPEYKVAAVRLEKLD